Sequence from the Hamadaea flava genome:
TCTGGGCTTGGCTGCTCCGCAAGAACGCCCGGATGTACGGGGTGTCCTTCTCCATCGACGGCAACGACGACATCTACCTGACCGGCCGCCTGCCGAACCACGCGGTGACCGCCGAGGAACTCGACCGGCTGCTCGGAGCGGTGCTCTCGTACGCCGACGAGTCCTTCGACGCGCTGCTGGAGCTCGGGTTCGCCGAGGCGATCCGCCGCGAATGGGCTTGGCGGATCAGCCGTGGCGAACCGACGGAGAACCTGCGCGCCTTCCAGCACCTGGCGCCGGCGGATCACTTGCAGGAGTAGGTGACCTCGGCGTTCGCGGTCATCTGCACCGGGGCCAGGATGTTCAGCGTCGCGGTGCCCTTGTGGCTGCCCTTGCCGCTGAAGCCCCAGTAGTAGTGCACCTGCACCGAGCCTTCGCCCTTGCGTACGGTCTGGTCGAGGCGGCCGCTGCGATGGCCGTCGCTGTCGACCCACTCGTACGCGAAACTGCCGGGCTCGCCGTTGGTCACCACGGTCCCGACGACGTCCGCCTGCGTGTTGCACGTCGTCACGGCCACCTTCTGCACGGTGACCCCGGTGATCTGCGTCGAGCTGAACAGGCCCAACGGGTTGGGGATCCCGGCCTCCGGCAGGAACCGGAGCAGGAGGACGTAGCCCACGCCGAGCACGAGCAGCAGCGACACCAGGCTGCCGAGCACCCCGGTGACCCGCTTGAACAGGCTTTTCTTCGGCGGCTTGTACGCCGTCGGCGGCGGCGTCCAGTTGGGCGTCACCGGTGTCGCGACCGGCCCTTGGCCGAACCGCAGTACGCCGTCCGCGTTCCGTTCGACGGGGGCCGGCTGCTGCGGCTGCGGTTCGGTCGTCCGCCGCGCCATCTGCGTGGCCAGATGATCCTGCGCCACCGGCTGCTGTCGCACACCCTGCTGCATCGGCTGCTGCGGCATCGCCTGCTGGGGCATCGCCTGCTGAGGCACGGCCTGCGGCATCGGCTGCTGGGGCACGGGCTGCTGGGGGACCGCTTGTTGCGGGACGGTCTGAACGGCGGCTTCGGTGGCCGCGCCGGGGAGCAGCGTCGTCGACTCCGGCGGGGGGATGTCCAGCGGCACGACGATCGGCGGGGGCTGCTTCCGAAGCGCCGCGAGCGCGGGGCGATCGCCGAAGCCCGGCAGGGCGGAAGCGTGCGCCGCGAGTACCCGCAACCCGGTCTCCAAACCGGCGGCGGCCGCGGCGGCCACGATCTGCAGCGTCTGGTCGCCGCCACCGATGCGCCGGGCCAACTCCGCCCACGCGGCGGCATCCTCGGCCGCGGTGGGCTGCCGGCCCGCGGTGGCCGCGGCGACGCCGACCTCGCTCAGCAGCGCGACCCCGGCCGGGCTCACCACGACCGTGCTCGGATCGACCGCGCCATGCGCCAGACCGGCCTGGTGCAGGCGCATCAGGGTCTGGCCGGTGTCGGACAGGACGGTCGCGGCGGTCCCGGGGGTCATCCGCGTCGCCAGGTCGGCCACGGACGGCCCGACCGGCGCACCCGAGATCAGCCAGGCGCGCCCGCCGTGCCCCACGAGGTCGGCGACCGGCACAACCCCGGGCAGGGCGAGTTTGCGTACGGCGTTGACGGCCGCGACGACCCGCGTCAGCTGCTCCCGGTCCTGCTGCGGCAGGGCGAGCGCGCCCACCTTCCGACCGTCCGCAGTGGACGTCTCCTGCCACGTGCCGATGCTCACGGCCCGCCCCCTGTCTGACTGCGCTCCCGCCGGCTCGCCCGACGGCTCCCCGGCTTGATCGGCGTCAGGCTACAACCGGCCGGATGGGTCGCACACTGGCCGAAGGTATGGGCCACTGTCCGGAGCACGACGCTCAGGCCACGAGGCCCGACTGAGCGGCCATCACCGCCAGTTGTACGCGGTTCCCGCTGCGCGTCTTCGTCATCAGATTGGCGACATGGGTCTTCACCGTCGTGACGCCGAGATGCAGTCGCTCGGCGATCTCCGGGTTCGACAGGCCGGTGCCCACCAGGGCCAGCACTTCCCGTTCGCGGTCGGTGAGGTTCGTCAGCGCGGGTCGCGGCGGCTCAGCCGGTCGCAGCGCCTTAGCGACCAAGCGCCGCAGCACGTCCGGGCTGAACGGGCTCTCTCCAGCCGCCGCTCGGCGTACGCCGTCGAGCAGTTCGCCCGGCGACGCGTCCTTCACCAGGAAACCGCAGGCACCGGCCGCCAACGCCGGGTACAGGTGATCGTCGTCGTCGAACGTCGTCAGCACGAGGATTCGCGTACTGGGGCGGTCGGCGAGGATGCGCGCGGTCGCGGTGGTGCCGTCGACGCCGGGCATCCGGAGATCCATCACGATCACGTCCGGACGGAGTTGCTGGGCCATGCGGACCGCCGGGCCGCCGTCGGCCGCTTCGCCGACCACCTCCATTTCGGGATCCGACTCGCACAGCATGCGCAGCCCCGCGCGTACAAGTTGTTGATCATCGACCAGGAGCACCCGGATCATGACGCCGCCCGCATGGCCGGGACCAGCGCGGACAGGCGCCAGCCGGGGGTGGCTGGGGCGGCGAGCAGCCCGCCGCCCAGCAGTTCCACGCGCTCGCGCAGCCCCACGAGCCCGTGCCCGCCGTCGCCGGTCGGTGCGGCGCTGCCGCCGAAGTCGCGCAGCTCGAAGGCGACCTGCTCGCCGCGGACGTCGATGGACAGTTCGGCGCGAGCCGCTGTCCCGGCGTGCTTGGCCACGTTGGCGAGTCCTTCCTGGGTCAGCCGCAGCACCGCCAGCGCGGTACGCGAGTCCAGCTCGGTCACGGTCGGGTCGATCGCGGCCTCGACGGTCAGGCCGAGCCCCCGGCTGCGGTCGACCGCCGACTCCAGCGCGAGGACGAGCCCGGCCGGGTCCACGAGATAGTCCGCCGGTTGCACGTCCCGGAGCACGGCGACCAGCCTTCGCAGATCCGTCAGCGCGGACGACCCCGTCGTACGCACATCGTCGAGGACCTTGCGGACCCGGGCGTCCTCGATCGGCAGCACGTCGGCCGCGACCGAGACCCGGAGCACGATCGACGCGACGTGGTGCGCCACGATGTCGTGCAGTTCGCGGGCGATCGTGGCGCGCTCCTCGGCTCGGACGCGGGACACCACCTGGGCCGCCCGGTCCGACGCCTGCCGGGCCAGTTCCCGCGCCATTCGCAGCTGTACGCCGATGAGCAGCGGCACGACCAGGATCGCCGACGCGAAGAAGACGGTGATCGGTTCGCGCCAGGCGTCGTCGAGATCGGAGACGACACTGCCCAGCAGTCCCGCCGCGAGACCGATCCACATCGGACGCCCGGACCGGCGCATGCCCAGCTCGAACATGGCCCAGGCGAGGCCGACAGTCGGCACGACGTCGTTGTCCGCGCCGAAGAACCAGCCGGCGCCGATCGCCGCCGCGAGCCCGGTCACCGACCAGAACGGTGACCAGACCGCGGCGAATCCGTAGATCAGCGTGCCGATCGACAGAATCCAGTCCACAGTGTTGATCGACGCGCCGTCCGGCCGGATCGCGAGGTACCCGACGCCGGCCAGGCCCACGATGCTCAAGCGGCCGAAGGTGTGGCGCTCGGCGAACAGCCACTCCACCCAAGGCATGACGCGGATCCTATCGAGTCACCGCGTGACGGCGGACCATCGTTCGATCCCAGAACAACCCGATCACCGTGCCGACGACGAGCACTCCGGCAGCCGCCAGGGTCAGCCCGTCCGGCTGGGTCAGCGGCTGACCGCGCAACGCCTGCCAGGTCACGAGCGCGAGAAGCCCGGCATAGGCGCCGCCGGCCACCTGAATCAGCCGCGGCCGCCCCGGGAACAACATCGCCAGCAGGATCATCGCCTGCAGGCCGTGCACCCCTACGAAATGGCCCACGCGCAGGTCGCCGCCCGTGGTGCTCCATCCGGTGATCGGCAGTCCAGCTCCACCATCGGGTACGCCGACCGCATGTGCGCCGAGCATCGGCTGATCCTCGATCTCGTCCAGCCGCAGCTGTTCCTTCGTCGGCACCACCATCAGGGCTGCCTGTCCCATCCCGGCGAGCAGCAACAGCAGCCCGACCTTGGCGGCCACCATCGTCGTCCGATCCCGCACCGCATTGCGCCAGATCACGACCGCGACGATCGCCGTACCGACGCCGAACAGCGCCGCCATCGAACCCATCGCGTTCCAGATCATGTTGTCCAGCGCCGTCTCGACGTGGAAATGGCTCGCCCTGCCCCGCGCCGCCTGCGCGACGATAAGCGCGACCTCCAGATAGGACCCCACGATGATCAGGCCGACCGCGATCTTCTTCGTCCGCGTCGGCGTCACGAAACTCAGCAACCACGCCAGCGTGATGGCGTACACGGCGAACGAGGTGCCGAACTTGAACGGCTTGAGCCACGTCGGCTGGCCCAGCACGGTACGGTCGTCGACGATCAGCCCCAGCAGCGCCACGACAGCGAGCGCGGTCATCGCCGCCGCCATCACGGTGAGCCACGAACTTCCCCGGTACGCGTTCCTCAGTGCATTCCTCATGCACCTGACGGTCCTCGGAATCGGCGTACACCTCTTCCTGCTGTCAGCCGCAACGCCTCCTGCTATAGCAGGAGGCCGTCCTCCTGCCTTTACTGCTGTGGACAACTCGCCGGCCGGCCGTCGTCGGCGCGCCACTCTTGTCCGATGCGCCTCCCGATCGAGCCGTTCCGGGCACGTGACCTGCTGGCTACCGGCGCTCTCAGCCGCGACAAGCTTCGAGGACCACGGTGTCGACGGCTCTATCGGGGCATCTACGTCGACGCCGACATTCCGGTGGATCACCGGTTGTGGTGCTCGGCGGCCGCGTTGCTGCTTCCGCCCGGAGGTGCGATCGGTCTGCTCAGTGCGGCGGCCCTCTGGGACGTCCCGCTGCTCGGGCCCGCCGACCCGGTCACCGTGGTCGTGCCGCTCGGCACGAGCCTGCGTACACAGAAACACCTCGTGGTACGGAGAGCGCAGCTTTCCGCGCTGGACGTTTCGGAGATCTTCGGGGTCCAGGTGACGTCGGTTCCCCGGACCGTGTTCGACGTCGCACGGTTACTCCCCAGGGTGGACGCCGTCGTCGCCCTGGACGCGTTCTTCAAGCGGCGCAAGGCGTTCCCCGATCAGGTGCTGGCTTACCTTGACGCGCACACGGCCTGGCCCCACGTGCGGGCGGCTCGCACAGCGCTGTCGCTCAGCGACGGGCGGGCCGAATCCGTGATGGAAACCAAGCTGCGGTTGGTTCTCCTCGACGGTGGCCTGCCGTCGCCCGCATTGCAGGTCCGGATCACCCGTACGCTGCCCGACGGCCGGGTTCGGTTCCTGGCTCGGGTCGATCTCGCGTACGAGGAGTGGAAGCTCGCCATCGAGTACGACGGCGATCACCATCGGGACAAGGCCACCCACCGAAACGACATGGAACGGCAGAACGAGCTCTACGCCGCCGGGTGGACCGTGATCCGGTTCAACGCCGACGACGTTCTCCGCTTTCCGGACAGAACGGTCGCCCTGGTACGCACAGCCCTCCACCGGCTGGGGTGGCGGGATCCCCGTTAGTGCTGCGAGTGATGCGTTTGGGGGCTAGTTGATCTCCCCTCCACCCCCCAAACGCATCACTCACCTCACTTTCGACGCTAGCGTCACCCGATGCAGACGTAGTCGGCGACGTTGTAGGGCGAACCGCTCTCCTTCGCCGGCGTCGTGATGATCGAGACCTTGATCTGGTAGCCGGAAGTGCACCGGTCGCGCCAGAGCGTAGCTACGTCGAAGTCATCGGTGTCGGAGTAGGAAAGCGAACCCTGGAGCGTCTTCGTGTCCGTGTAGAGCACGGTGCCGTACTCTCCGCCGTTGGGGTCGACCTGGACGAAACGGAGCCGGTAGGTCAGCTTGTTCGTGTTGGAGGCGCGGATCGCCCAAGTCGCGCGGATGAGACTGGTCGATGCGCCGCATTTGCCGGAGAAGTAGCACGCAGTCGTCACAGAGGCCGTTGTCACGCGCGGCGCGGTGGGGCTGGGCGACGGGCTCTTGGAGGTGGGCTTGGGCGTCGGCGACTTCGTCTTCGACTTCGTTGGCGTCGGCGATGCGGTCGTCGGCGACACCGAGGGCGACGCCGACGGAGAGTCGGACGGCAACGGGGAGTCGGTCGGCGAGGCCGAGGGGGACTCTTCCGGAAGCACGGAAGAAGGCGACGACGACGGGAGGGCGGACGTGTTGGCGGCGTCCGTCGGGTTGAGGGCCACACAGCCGCCGACGCTGCCGCCGACGACGACAACCGTGATGGTCCCGGCGACCAGGGCCTTCTTCACCCCGCTCGACAGCGAACGGAGTCGGTGGCCGACGCCCTTGCCCAGGGCGGAGTCCGCGACGGCGGTGCCGGACATCGAGGCGAGCGCGAGTGGGAAGAGCGCGGCGAGCAGCAGGGCGCGGCGGGCGAGCTTCTTCTTGCCCTCTTCCTCCCATTGCGGGCCATACGCCGCGCCAGCCACAGCCTCCAACTCGCGGAGAAACATCGAAGCGTTGGTGGGGCGCTGCGCCGGGTCCTTGGCGAGCCCGCGTCGCAGCAGTCCGCGTATCCCTTCGGGCGCGGCGTCGACCGGGATGGGCGCGGACTCGTGCTGCCGGCGGAGCTGGACCAGGTCGCCCGGGGCCCGGTAGGGCGGCGCGCCGGTGAGGCACTCGAAGAAGGTGGCGGTGGCCGCGTAGATGTCGGTCTGCGGGGTGGCCGTGCCGGCCGCCCACTGTTCGGGGGCCATGTAGCTGGGTGTGCCCGCGAGCGCCCCGGTACGCCCGGCGCGGACGGCGATGCCGAAGTCCGCGAGCTTGCTCTGGCCTTGCGCGTCGACCAGCACGTTCTCGGGTTTGTAGTCGCGGTG
This genomic interval carries:
- a CDS encoding DUF559 domain-containing protein — encoded protein: MRLPIEPFRARDLLATGALSRDKLRGPRCRRLYRGIYVDADIPVDHRLWCSAAALLLPPGGAIGLLSAAALWDVPLLGPADPVTVVVPLGTSLRTQKHLVVRRAQLSALDVSEIFGVQVTSVPRTVFDVARLLPRVDAVVALDAFFKRRKAFPDQVLAYLDAHTAWPHVRAARTALSLSDGRAESVMETKLRLVLLDGGLPSPALQVRITRTLPDGRVRFLARVDLAYEEWKLAIEYDGDHHRDKATHRNDMERQNELYAAGWTVIRFNADDVLRFPDRTVALVRTALHRLGWRDPR
- a CDS encoding YbjN domain-containing protein, which codes for MGALLDELGVAYEVSAQGSLVVVLPGTHKLKTTVNLIPGEHSLRIEAFVVRHPDENHEAVWAWLLRKNARMYGVSFSIDGNDDIYLTGRLPNHAVTAEELDRLLGAVLSYADESFDALLELGFAEAIRREWAWRISRGEPTENLRAFQHLAPADHLQE
- a CDS encoding serine/threonine-protein kinase translates to MTWSVPGYTAVQELGRGASGLVVLATHDQTGVPVAIKYLADNLKNDETFLREFRAEARILAEVQDDHVARLYEYVENPGGAAIVMELVDGVALRKIIREQGPAEPEAALVVLKGSLLGLAASHRLGIVHRDYKPENVLVDAQGQSKLADFGIAVRAGRTGALAGTPSYMAPEQWAAGTATPQTDIYAATATFFECLTGAPPYRAPGDLVQLRRQHESAPIPVDAAPEGIRGLLRRGLAKDPAQRPTNASMFLRELEAVAGAAYGPQWEEEGKKKLARRALLLAALFPLALASMSGTAVADSALGKGVGHRLRSLSSGVKKALVAGTITVVVVGGSVGGCVALNPTDAANTSALPSSSPSSVLPEESPSASPTDSPLPSDSPSASPSVSPTTASPTPTKSKTKSPTPKPTSKSPSPSPTAPRVTTASVTTACYFSGKCGASTSLIRATWAIRASNTNKLTYRLRFVQVDPNGGEYGTVLYTDTKTLQGSLSYSDTDDFDVATLWRDRCTSGYQIKVSIITTPAKESGSPYNVADYVCIG
- a CDS encoding response regulator; this encodes MIRVLLVDDQQLVRAGLRMLCESDPEMEVVGEAADGGPAVRMAQQLRPDVIVMDLRMPGVDGTTATARILADRPSTRILVLTTFDDDDHLYPALAAGACGFLVKDASPGELLDGVRRAAAGESPFSPDVLRRLVAKALRPAEPPRPALTNLTDREREVLALVGTGLSNPEIAERLHLGVTTVKTHVANLMTKTRSGNRVQLAVMAAQSGLVA
- a CDS encoding sensor histidine kinase produces the protein MPWVEWLFAERHTFGRLSIVGLAGVGYLAIRPDGASINTVDWILSIGTLIYGFAAVWSPFWSVTGLAAAIGAGWFFGADNDVVPTVGLAWAMFELGMRRSGRPMWIGLAAGLLGSVVSDLDDAWREPITVFFASAILVVPLLIGVQLRMARELARQASDRAAQVVSRVRAEERATIARELHDIVAHHVASIVLRVSVAADVLPIEDARVRKVLDDVRTTGSSALTDLRRLVAVLRDVQPADYLVDPAGLVLALESAVDRSRGLGLTVEAAIDPTVTELDSRTALAVLRLTQEGLANVAKHAGTAARAELSIDVRGEQVAFELRDFGGSAAPTGDGGHGLVGLRERVELLGGGLLAAPATPGWRLSALVPAMRAAS